GACCTCGGCTACACGCCACAGGGCGCGTATTACCTGCTCGCGGACGTGAGCCATCTGCCGGGCGACGCCCGCGACGTGGCGAATCTCCTCTTGGAGGAAGCCGGCGTCGCGGTCACGCCAGGTGTCGATTTCGGCGAGGAAGCGGCCGACTACCTCCGGTTCTCGTACGCCACCGACGCCGACGCCATCGAGACGGCAATCGAGCGAATCGAGCAGGTTCTGCCCGACCGGGCTTAACCCGTCCACTCGTCGGGGCCAGCCATCGTCTCGAACAGATTGTTTATTTCGTCGGGGTCGAGCGACGCCACGATGTCGTCGACTTCGCGCCGGAGCGTGTCGCGGCGCTCCACGAGGTCGGTGTACTTCTCGCTCTCGGCCAACTCGGACCGTGTTTTCTCGGCTTCCAGTGTCCCGAGTTTCTGGCTGACACCGTACAGGTCGGACAGTTTGTCCCCGTAGCGTTCGATCTGTAGCAGTCGGTCGACGACCCGTTGTAGCGTGTCGCCGTCCACCGGTTTCGAGACGTAGTGGTCGAAGGGCATATCGACGATGTCGAAGTCGGGGTCGACGGCCGTGACCATCGCAATCCGGCAGTCGTAGCCCGCCTCGCGAATCCGCGAGAGGACTTCGTCGCCGGACAGCCCCGGCATGTGCCGGTCGAGCAACACCACGTCGATATCGTCGTCCATCTTCGACAGCGCCTCTTCCCCACCCGTCGCGGTCACGACCTGATACGCGTCCTGTAACCAGAGCTCGAACGCTTCGCAGACGCGCGGTTCGTCGTCGACGATCAACACCGACGCTTTCTCGCTTTCGTCTGCGCTCGGCTTCGAACTGTCCGTCCCCTCCTCGCGGCTGTCTGTCTCAGTCATTGGTTTCTATCTCGAAGCGTGCCCCGCCGTCGTCGCCCGTCGTCGCGGTGACGGTCCACCCGTGGGCGCGGGCGATTTCGTCGACGATGCTCAGGCCGAAGCCAGTCCCCGTCTGGCTCGTGGTGTAGCCGTGGTCGAACAGGTGGTCCGTCTCGGCGCCGTCGAAGCCAGTCCCGTCGTCCGCGACGGCGAAACCGCGGCCCCCGTCGAGCGAGTCGACACGAACCGTCAGCGAGTCGGCCGGGACTCCGGCGTGCTCCACGCTATCGCCGGACTCCGTCCGGCTATCTGTTGAACCGTGTTCAACGCTATCATCGGCCCGTGACCGATTGTTCGTGGAGCCATGCTCCACGCTATTCCGGAAGAGATTCTCGAACAGCGTCCGGAGGCGTTCTGGGTCTGCCGTCACCGCTGGTAGGTCGTCGTCGACGACGAGCGTCGCCCCCGCCGTGTCGGTGGTCTCCCACGCGTCCGATGCGACGGCGCCGAGGTCGACGGGTTCGGGTTCGCCGACGGTCTCGCCCTGTTTCGCCAGCGTCAGCACGTCGTCGATGAGCGTTTCCATGCGGTCGAACACCGAATCGAGTTCGTCGAGCGCTTCCTCGTCGCCCGCCTGTGCCACCGCGAGCGTCGCTTGCGCGGTCTGGAGCGGTTCGCGCAGGTCGTGGGAGACGATGCTCGCGAACCGCTCGAGCCGTTCGTTCTGCCGTTCGAGTTCCTCTTCGCGCTCGACCCGGCCGGAGATGTCGCGCATGATGCCCGAGAAGACGCGTTCGCCGTCGTAGCGGTGCTCCTCGAACGTGACCGAGAGCGGTATCTCCTCGCCGTCGCGACGCTTCGCCGGGAGCTCGATGTCGTTCCAGTCGAGCGCTCGCTCGTCCGTCTCGACGTAGTGCTCGATTCCCTCCAGATGCGCGTCGTGCAACCGCTCGGGCATGATCTTCGTCAGTTGCTCCCCGATGAGTTCCTCTGGCTGATAGCCGAAGACGCGCTCGACCGACTCGTTGGCGTAGCGAATCGTGCTCTCCTCGTCGATGGTGACGATTGCGTCGGAGCCGTTCTCGACCAGCGAGCGGAAGAACTCGGTGTCCCGAACGAGCGCGTCCAGTTCGCTCGTCGCGACTCCCGACTCTTCGAACGCTCCCATTGTCCTACAACAGGCCACCTCGTACTAATATTCTCGGCCAAAGTCACGACGGCTCCACTCGCCGAGTGCCGGCAGCATTGAATACTGCTACCATGCCACACGGTTCGTGGTTGGTTTTATTCCCGCGGCGACCGTTCGTCCGTCTATGGTTTCGACTGGTGACACGGCACCGACGTTCACGGCGACGCTCGGCACGGCAGAGCACGAATCGTTCGACCTCGACGACCACCTCGGTGACGGCCCCGTCGTCCTCGCGTTCTTCCCCGGGGCGTTCACCCCGCCCTGCCGAAACGAGATGATCGCCCTCCAGAACCACCTCGGCGACTTCGAGGACGCGGGCGCGACGGTGTTCGGCATCAGCGCCGACTCGCCGTTCTCGCAGGGCGCGTTCCGCGAGGAACACGGTCTGGAGTTCGACCTCGTGAGCGACATGGGGGGCGACGCCATCCGCGCCTACGACCTCGAGATGTCGATTCCGGACCTCGGCCTGCACGGCATCGCGAACCGCGCCGTCTACGTCCTCGACGACGACGGCGTCGTCACGTTCAGCTGGGTGGCCGACGACCCGACGAACGAACCGGACTACGACGCGATTCTCGACGCGGTCCGCGACGCCTAACGGAGCGACCGGAGCGTTCCGAGCAGCGTCGGGTCGCTCGACTCGAACCGGCGGAGTTGCGCGGCGTCGGTGAACGCCGCCCGCCCGAGGAGGAGGCTGGCCGTCATGCTGGTCAGCCCCCCCGCCGCGAATATCATCCCCATGATGACAAACTGGTACTCCGCGGCGTAGATGGGGTTCGCGCCGCCGAGAATCATCCCCGACATCATGCCGGGGATGTACACCAACCCGAGGGTCCGCATCGCGTCGACGACGGGGATGAGCGACGCGCGGACGGACTCGGTGACGAACTCGGAGATGGCGCGCTCCGGCGGGACGCCGAGTGCGAGGACGGCCTCGATTTCCTCGCGGTTCGACTCCACCTCGCTCTGGAAGCGGTCCAGCGTCAGCGAGTTGGTCTTCATCGCGTTGGCGATAATCATCCCACCGACGGGGACGAGATTCCGGACCGTCCGCTCGATGGCGCCCGCCGCGACCATCGTGACGATGACGACGGCCGACCCGAGACCCAGCGCGAGTATCGAGATACGGAAGGCGTGAGGGACGCCGTCGCCGCGCTTGCGCGACTCCCACGCCGCGTAACACACCATCGCCGCGAGCAAGAGTCCCGAGTAGGCCAGCGGGATGGCGAAGAGCGCGCCGATGAGCGCGCCCATGGCGATGACTTGGACGAATCCCCGGACGAACGACCCGCCGAGTTCGCGCTCTAGCCCGAGGTCACGGAGTGAGGAGATTCCGATGACGACGGCCGCGAGCACTGTCGCCGCCGCCACCTGATACAGCCCGCGAACCACGACGGGGTCGGTCAGTCGGTCGAGCAGCGCCATCACGCGATCACCTCCTTCGGCCGCCCCACGTCGACGATTCGGCCGTCGTCGAGCCGTGCCACGCGGTCGGCCAGTCGCTCCGCCTGTCGCTCGTCGTGCGTGACGAGGACGGCCGTCCGCTCACCGGAGGCGAGAAGGTCGTCGAGCAGGCGTTCCACCTCGGCTTCCGCGGCGCTGTCCAGACTCGCCGTCGGTTCGTCCAAGAGGATTACTTCGGGATCGTTGACGACGGTCCGGGCGATGGCGACTCGCTGTGCCTCGCCGCCCGAGAGGTCGCTCGTCGTTCGGTCGGCGTACCCCGCGAGGCCCACGGCGTCGAGCAGGTTCGCCAGTCGCTCCTCGGACACAGTTTCCCCGCGGAGACGCGGGCCGATGGTGACGTTCTCGCGGACGGTCCCCGACCGGAGCGCGGGGTCCTGTGGCACCAGTCCGACGCGCTTCCGGAGTTCCTGCGGGTCGATAGTCCGATAGTCGGTCCCGTCGAGATGCACAGTACCGCCCGTCGGTTCGTCGAGGCGGTTGAGCAGGCGGAGCAGCGACGACTTCCCCGCACCGGACGGACCGACGATGGCCATCGTCTCCCCGCTCCCCACGTCGAGCGATACCCCGTCCAGAATGCGCTCGCCGTCGATTTCGTAACTCAGGTGGTCGGCGCGTACGTCTGTCATTGGTCGTGCGACCGCCCCATACGCTGCCTACCTCCGCCCACCGCATGAACGTTCGCCCCCGAAAAACCGAAGGATCTTGCATAATAATATATGTTATATGCCGAGTGACGTGACGGTCGACACGGGCGAGGCACCGATTACCGGCGCAGTCGTTGAGCGCGTGGCCACGGGCGTCGACCCCGACTCGACGGACATCG
This DNA window, taken from Haloplanus vescus, encodes the following:
- a CDS encoding response regulator, producing MTETDSREEGTDSSKPSADESEKASVLIVDDEPRVCEAFELWLQDAYQVVTATGGEEALSKMDDDIDVVLLDRHMPGLSGDEVLSRIREAGYDCRIAMVTAVDPDFDIVDMPFDHYVSKPVDGDTLQRVVDRLLQIERYGDKLSDLYGVSQKLGTLEAEKTRSELAESEKYTDLVERRDTLRREVDDIVASLDPDEINNLFETMAGPDEWTG
- a CDS encoding PAS domain S-box protein, coding for MGAFEESGVATSELDALVRDTEFFRSLVENGSDAIVTIDEESTIRYANESVERVFGYQPEELIGEQLTKIMPERLHDAHLEGIEHYVETDERALDWNDIELPAKRRDGEEIPLSVTFEEHRYDGERVFSGIMRDISGRVEREEELERQNERLERFASIVSHDLREPLQTAQATLAVAQAGDEEALDELDSVFDRMETLIDDVLTLAKQGETVGEPEPVDLGAVASDAWETTDTAGATLVVDDDLPAVTADPERLRTLFENLFRNSVEHGSTNNRSRADDSVEHGSTDSRTESGDSVEHAGVPADSLTVRVDSLDGGRGFAVADDGTGFDGAETDHLFDHGYTTSQTGTGFGLSIVDEIARAHGWTVTATTGDDGGARFEIETND
- a CDS encoding redoxin domain-containing protein — its product is MVSTGDTAPTFTATLGTAEHESFDLDDHLGDGPVVLAFFPGAFTPPCRNEMIALQNHLGDFEDAGATVFGISADSPFSQGAFREEHGLEFDLVSDMGGDAIRAYDLEMSIPDLGLHGIANRAVYVLDDDGVVTFSWVADDPTNEPDYDAILDAVRDA
- a CDS encoding ABC transporter permease, encoding MALLDRLTDPVVVRGLYQVAAATVLAAVVIGISSLRDLGLERELGGSFVRGFVQVIAMGALIGALFAIPLAYSGLLLAAMVCYAAWESRKRGDGVPHAFRISILALGLGSAVVIVTMVAAGAIERTVRNLVPVGGMIIANAMKTNSLTLDRFQSEVESNREEIEAVLALGVPPERAISEFVTESVRASLIPVVDAMRTLGLVYIPGMMSGMILGGANPIYAAEYQFVIMGMIFAAGGLTSMTASLLLGRAAFTDAAQLRRFESSDPTLLGTLRSLR
- a CDS encoding ABC transporter ATP-binding protein; its protein translation is MTDVRADHLSYEIDGERILDGVSLDVGSGETMAIVGPSGAGKSSLLRLLNRLDEPTGGTVHLDGTDYRTIDPQELRKRVGLVPQDPALRSGTVRENVTIGPRLRGETVSEERLANLLDAVGLAGYADRTTSDLSGGEAQRVAIARTVVNDPEVILLDEPTASLDSAAEAEVERLLDDLLASGERTAVLVTHDERQAERLADRVARLDDGRIVDVGRPKEVIA